The genomic interval GCCCCGGTGCTCACGCACCGGGGCTTTTTTGTCGCATTGCCGCCGAAGAACGCTCCGCGCGTTCTTCGGGTTCAGCCAGCCTTGTCGGGAATCAGGCCCAGCCGCTTGAGCTCGGTAAGGATCATGGTTTCGTCGATGGGCTTGACGAGGAAGGACGTGGCCCCGCCCAGAAAGAAGGCGTTGTGCGTGTCCTCGGAGTCGTCGAGCACGGTGGTGATGATGACCTTGGCCTGCGTTTCCTCGGAGATGCCGTGCTCGCGCTCGATCTCGCGAATCTCGCGCAGGGCGTGGTGGCCGTCGATCTCGGGCATGACCAGATCCATGCAGATCAGGTCGTAGGGCTTCGCCTCGGTCAGAGCGCGGCGAAAGGCGTATATGGCTTCGTCCCCGTTCACCGCCACGTCGCAAAAGGCGTGGGGGTGGAGGATTTCCTGGAGATAGCTGCGGCAATAGAAGTCGTCGTCAACGATAAGCACGCGCATGTGGCTGGCTCCGGAGCGTCCTGATTGGTTTTCCACGGATGGAGGCCGTTTTCCACAACCATGAAAAAGATACCCCCCCCTTGCGGGGTTTGTCAAAACCTATCTGTCCGGTCAGCAAAACTAATCAGTATAGCACGTGGTGTCAGCGGAGCAAAGGAAAATCAGCGCTTTAAGATGTTCGACGAGAGTCCCTGGCAGTGGCACAAGCCCAGGCCCGGTTCGTCGCGAAGACGCGAGCGCAAGCACTCCACGGTCTCGTGGCGCGAGACGATCCAGACGTCGCCATGGCGCTCGCAGGAGTAGCCGTGTTCGTTCTCGGGCAGCCGGGTCAGGGGCTCGCCGAGCAGCGCGGCGACATCGGCCATGGCCATGCCCGGCGAGACGAGGGCCATGGCCTGGCGGGATTTTTCGGCCCGCTCACGGGCCAGCCGCGCGGCCGTGTCCTCGGCCGAATCGTCGGCCTTGCCAGGCAAGCGCGCGGCATCGGCAGCTCCTTTTCCTGGCAGCGATTCCTCATCGCGGTGCTCCACGCGCACGCGCACCACGCAATCCACGGCGCGGCCGCCGGGCAGGTTCACCAGGGTATCGCGCGCTTCCTCCACGCGCACCAGCGTGGCCGCGATCAGACGCGGCCCGCCGTTCGCAGGCGTGACCAGGACGCCCGCGCGATCCACGGCCGCCCGGATGGCGTTTTCGCGGCAAACCTGGCGCGCTTCCTCCAGCGATTCGCCCTCGCCGACAAGCGTGCGGTAGCTGGCTGTGTACACGCCTTGCTCCTCGCCCTCTTTCGGCGCGGCCTTCTGGCGGATGTCAAAGTCTGGCGAGGGGACTGAAACAGATGGGGATTCGGCGTGCGCCGTGGCCGTCCATCCGGCCGGAAGGGTCAAGGCGGCCAGCACGGCGGCGAGAAGAATCCGTGAAGCGGGCGGGCTGCCGAGGGAGGGGAAAAGGGATGTCAGACGCATGACGTCCTCCAAGGTCGCATGGAGGCAAGATAGCAAGAAACGCGCCCAGATGCGAGGCCACCCGCCAGACCGCCCCAAAAAATCCCACTTGCCGCGTTGCCGCGAAAAGCTTCGTTCCCCGGACCGCTGAAAACGTGCCGGATGCAAGGCGCAAGAAAGCGCCGGGCCCGACGCGTATTTCAAATACGCGAGGGATCGGCGCTTTCGCGGCAACGCAGCAGACGGCGCGTTTTCAGCGGTCCACCCCTAGAGCGTGATCTCGCTCTCCTGACTCAGGGCGAATATCTCCATGTCCGCTCGGCCGCGCTCGGCCGCGATGCGGCGGCAGTCGGCGACCATGGCGTCCACGCCCTCGTCGGTTCGGTCCTGGTTGTGATGGAACAGGCCGAAACGCTTCACATTCGCGGTCAGGGCCAGGTCCAGGGCCTGGGTGTACACCGAGTGCCCCCAGCCGCGTGTGCGCTCGTAGTCGGCGTCCGTGTACTCGGCGTCGTGGATGAGCAGGTCCGCGTCGGCCGCGAAGGCCGCGTAGTCGTCGAAAGTCCTGCCGCCGGGATGGGGATGGAACAGTTCGTTGTCCGTGAGGAAGACCAGCGAGACGCCGCTCTCCTCGAAACGGTAGCCCAGGCCCAGGTTGGGGTGGGACAGGGGGATGGAGGAGACCTCGATGCCCTCGACCAGGGTGGGCTGACGGCACACGCCCCGGTAGTCGATCTCCGCCTTGAGCGCGGAGAAGGGCACGGGAAAGTAGGGTGCGCTCATGGTGCGGGTGAGCAGGTGGCGCATGTCGCCCTGGGACATGGGGCAGCCGTAGAGGTCGATGTGCGTGGATTCGGCGTAGATGGGCTTGAAGAAGGGGAAGCCCAGGATGTGGTCCCAGTGGGAGTGGGTGAAGATCATGGAGAAGCGGCTCTCGCCTTCGGCCAGGAGGCGGTTGCCCAGGCGGCGGATGCCCGAGCCCGCGTCCACTATCACGGGAACGCGGCGTTGTCCGCAGATCTCGAGGCAGGTGGTGTCGCCTCCGTAGGTCACGTACTGCGGGCCGGACACGGGAATCGAACCGCGCGCTCCAAAGCACCTGATCAGCACATCAACCCCCTGTCCGCAGCCGTCCGCTTCACAACGCGCTCTGCGCCCGCGACCGGGCAGCGCCGCGCGCGTCCGTATCCATGCGTGATGGCGCACGTTACATCATCTCATGTCCCGAAACAACTCTTTCCTGATAACGGCGCTCCTTCCCGGTACGGCGGACAGGGAGGAGCGGTGGATGAAATCACGCTTCATGTCGTTTCATGCTTGACACTCCCAGTACCTGCTGCTATCTGACTGCTCCCTTGTTCGGGTATGGAGGCGCGTAGCTCAGGGGGAGAGCACTTGCTTGACACGCAAGGGGTCAGGAGTTCAAATCTCCTCGTGCCTACCATCTTAGTTCGCTCAGGGAGGCTTTATGCCTCCCTTTTTCACTCGTGAGGCAAGGAGCCGACGGTGCATCTCGAGATCGCGGGCCAGCAGGTCGATGCCGTTCCCGGCGAACCCCTGGCCGATGTTCTGGGCAAGGCCCTGTCCAAGAAGAAGATGAAGGACGTGGTGGCGGTGCGCGCATGCGGCCGCCTGTTCGACGTTTCCGCGCCCCTGCCCGAGGGCTGCGCGCACGTGGAGCCGGTCTTCGACACCGATCCCGAGGGGCTGGACATCGTTCGCCATTCCGCCGCGCACCTCATGGCTGAGGCCGTAAAGCGGCTCTTTCCCTCCGCCAAGGTGACCATCGGTCCGGCCATCGAGACGGGCTTCTACTACGATTTCGACTACGAGCGTCCCTTCACGCCCGAGGATCTGGAGGCCATCGAGAAAGAGATGGTCCGTCTCGCGGGCAGCGATCTGCCCTTCGCCTGCCGCGTGGTGAGCAAGGACGAGGCTCGCCGCATCTTTTCGGAGATGGGCGAGGACTACAAGCTTGAGATCATGGACGACCTGGGCGGCTCGGAGTTTTCCATCTACAGCAACGGCGGCTTCGTGGACCTGTGCCGCGGCCCGCATGTGCCGAGCACCGGCCGCATCAAGGCCTTCAAGCTTCTCTCCGTGGCCGGGGCCTACTGGCGCGGCGACTCCGACAAAAAGATGCTGCAGCGCATCTACGGCACGGCCTTCGCCACGCCCAAGGAGCTGAAGCAGCACCTGGAGCGCCTGGAAGAAGCCAAGCGCCGCGACCACAGGAAGCTGGGCACGCAGCTCGACCTCTTCTCCTTCTCGGAGGACGCGGGCGCGGGCATGGTCATCTGGCATCCCAAAGGCGGCCTTTTGCGCGCCATCCTCGAAGACTTCGAGCGCAAAGAGCACCTGAAGCGCGGCTACGCCATCGTCCAGGGACCGCAGATCCTCAAGCGGGAGTTGTGGGAGCGTTCCGGCCACTACGACAACTACCGCGAGAACATGTATTTCACCCAGATCGAGGAGCAGGCCTACGGCATCAAGCCCATGAACTGCCTGTCCCACATGCTGATATTCAAGAGCCGGGTGCGCAGCTACCGCGACATGCCGCAGCGCTACTTCGAACTCGGCGTGGTGCACCGCCACGAGAAGACCGGCGTGTTGCACGGTCTGTTGCGCGTGCGCCAGTTCACCCAGGACGACGCCCACATCCTGTGCCGCCCCGACCAGTTGCAGGACGAGATACTGGGCGTGGTGCGCTTCGTGCAGGATGTGATGAATCTTTTCGGCTTCGATTTCGAGGCCCGTATCAGCACCCGGCCCGAGAAATCCATCGGCTCGGACGAGGATTGGGAGCGCGCCACCTCGGCCCTGATCAACGCTCTCGACGCTGGCGGCTTCGCCTACGAGATCAACGAGGGCGACGGAGCATTCTACGGCCCGAAGATTGACATTGTCATCAAAGATGCCTTAGACCGCCGGTGGCAGTGCGCCACGATCCAGTGCGATTTCACCCTTCCCGAACGCTTCGATCTGTCGTATGTGGGCGAGGATGGGGAGAGGCATCGCCCTGTGATGCTGCACCGGGTGATCCTCGGGTCGCTCGAACGGTTCGTCGGGGTGCTGACGGAGCACGTTGCCGGGGCGTTCCCCACTTGGCTTGCGCCGGTTCAGGCGAGGATACTCACCGTGACCGACGCCCAGGCGGAGCACGCCCAATCGGCGCTTTGCGCGCTTCGCGAAAAGGGAATCCGGGTCGAGGCCGACCTGCGCAACGAGAAGCTCGGCTACAAGGTGCGCGAGGCCCAACTCGAAAAGATACCGTACATGCTCGTCATCGGCGACAAGGAAGTCGAGGCGGGCGGCGTCAACGTGCGCACGCGCGGTGGAGAGAACCTCGGCCTCAAGAGCATTGCCGAGGCCGTGGACATGATACTGGCCGATACGGCCGAACCGTTCAAACGCGGAGGGATGAGCTATAGCTTCGTTGCAAGCTCGGGTTAACCGGCAGATCCGGGTCCGCTCCGTCCGACTCATCGCCGACGACGGCGACCAGTTGGGCATCAAGAGCATTGAAGAGGCCTTGGCCCTTGCCCAGGAAAAAGGGCTTGATCTTGTGGAGGTGGCGCCCAACGCCGATCCTCCGGTGTGCAAGATCATGGACTTCGGGAAGTACAAGTACGAGCAGCAGAAGAAGCTGCAGTCCGCCCGCAAGAAGCAGACCCAGGTCCAAATCAAGGAAATCAAGTTCCGGCCCAAGACGGACGACCACGACTACCAGACGAAATTGCGCCATATTCGGCGTTTTCTGGGAGAAGGCGACCGTTGCAAGGCGACGATCTTTTTCAGGGGCCGCGAGATCGTGCACAAGGATCGCGGCCAGGCTGTGCTGGACCGAGTGGTCCGTGACACGGCGGACATCGCCAAGGTGGAGCAGGACGCGCGGGCCGAGGGCCGCACCCTGTTCATCATGCTGGCGCCGATCCCCAAGAAGGACGAAAAGGTTGACGCCGCCGCGCAGGACAGCGCCTCCGAGGCGAGCGAATAAGGAGACGAGGAAATGCCCAAGATCAAGACCAACCGCGCCGCGGCCAAGCGCTTCAAGAAGACGGGCAGCGGCAAGATTTCCAGGAGGCGCAAGAACCTGCGCCACATCCTGACGAAGAAGACCG from Alkalidesulfovibrio alkalitolerans DSM 16529 carries:
- a CDS encoding response regulator translates to MRVLIVDDDFYCRSYLQEILHPHAFCDVAVNGDEAIYAFRRALTEAKPYDLICMDLVMPEIDGHHALREIREIEREHGISEETQAKVIITTVLDDSEDTHNAFFLGGATSFLVKPIDETMILTELKRLGLIPDKAG
- a CDS encoding MBL fold metallo-hydrolase, coding for MLIRCFGARGSIPVSGPQYVTYGGDTTCLEICGQRRVPVIVDAGSGIRRLGNRLLAEGESRFSMIFTHSHWDHILGFPFFKPIYAESTHIDLYGCPMSQGDMRHLLTRTMSAPYFPVPFSALKAEIDYRGVCRQPTLVEGIEVSSIPLSHPNLGLGYRFEESGVSLVFLTDNELFHPHPGGRTFDDYAAFAADADLLIHDAEYTDADYERTRGWGHSVYTQALDLALTANVKRFGLFHHNQDRTDEGVDAMVADCRRIAAERGRADMEIFALSQESEITL
- the thrS gene encoding threonine--tRNA ligase; the protein is MHLEIAGQQVDAVPGEPLADVLGKALSKKKMKDVVAVRACGRLFDVSAPLPEGCAHVEPVFDTDPEGLDIVRHSAAHLMAEAVKRLFPSAKVTIGPAIETGFYYDFDYERPFTPEDLEAIEKEMVRLAGSDLPFACRVVSKDEARRIFSEMGEDYKLEIMDDLGGSEFSIYSNGGFVDLCRGPHVPSTGRIKAFKLLSVAGAYWRGDSDKKMLQRIYGTAFATPKELKQHLERLEEAKRRDHRKLGTQLDLFSFSEDAGAGMVIWHPKGGLLRAILEDFERKEHLKRGYAIVQGPQILKRELWERSGHYDNYRENMYFTQIEEQAYGIKPMNCLSHMLIFKSRVRSYRDMPQRYFELGVVHRHEKTGVLHGLLRVRQFTQDDAHILCRPDQLQDEILGVVRFVQDVMNLFGFDFEARISTRPEKSIGSDEDWERATSALINALDAGGFAYEINEGDGAFYGPKIDIVIKDALDRRWQCATIQCDFTLPERFDLSYVGEDGERHRPVMLHRVILGSLERFVGVLTEHVAGAFPTWLAPVQARILTVTDAQAEHAQSALCALREKGIRVEADLRNEKLGYKVREAQLEKIPYMLVIGDKEVEAGGVNVRTRGGENLGLKSIAEAVDMILADTAEPFKRGGMSYSFVASSG
- the infC gene encoding translation initiation factor IF-3 encodes the protein MQARVNRQIRVRSVRLIADDGDQLGIKSIEEALALAQEKGLDLVEVAPNADPPVCKIMDFGKYKYEQQKKLQSARKKQTQVQIKEIKFRPKTDDHDYQTKLRHIRRFLGEGDRCKATIFFRGREIVHKDRGQAVLDRVVRDTADIAKVEQDARAEGRTLFIMLAPIPKKDEKVDAAAQDSASEASE
- the rpmI gene encoding 50S ribosomal protein L35, translated to MPKIKTNRAAAKRFKKTGSGKISRRRKNLRHILTKKTAKRKNQLGKMALVDKTNERAVKEMCPYL